The Cutaneotrichosporon cavernicola HIS019 DNA, chromosome: 3 region ATATACGCACAATGTACTCACATCAGGTGCTCTTCTGCAGAGTTTGCGCTCGGTATTGTAGTTGACTCCCATAGCGCTACATTCACAAAGGCATGTCATTAGATGTCGAGTACTGAGGTAGGTGCATCCCCTGACTGCCTGTCGTGTAAGCGCGGATGGGAAATGGTCAAGGAACCGGCAAGCCTGCCTTGCTCCGCCTTGCTCTGGACACGATCGGCCAACAACCTGACCTTCTGCCCTCTCCATTCACCTTTCGACATCTCTGTCCCTAGATCCTGCGGATCCACCTTCTTCCGCTTCACGTCAGATCCACAATCGCAAACAAAtacccccccccccccttcgATTACCTAATTTCGCTACATGCACTGCACGGCGACAAACTAAAACGGAAAAACTACATTACGGCGCGACGCCAGCCGCACCCACACCGAGAGAGAAGACAGAGATCAGGTGCGCCGGGCGCCCGGGGTTTGTGGGTGGCTAAGCGCGCATTAGCACAGGAGTTGTGAGCGTGTCTGAGATGATGGACATGAGATGCAGGGGGCCATGATGCGACCGACTTGGCGATTAAAGGGGTTGGcggccaggtcgaggagTTACaggtgaggaagacgaggttACGCCGAGAGGCCCGCAATGTCGTTGACAAAGGCCTGCTGCTCGTACGGCCCGTATGCGCCGTACCCGGGCGGCGTGCTGCCAGCCGTGTACAGGGTTGCAGATGTGGCAGGGGTAGAGCTCGAGTAGTTGAGGTGGTACGAGTAGCTCTGCGTGCTGCCATACGCAGGCGTGGTGCCCGCAGACGCAGGGCCGGGCGCCGAAGTCGAGTGCAGAGTCTGCTGCGACTGCGGAGGAGTGTACGAAGCGTTGCTGGCAGGGTAGCTGTGCGAGATCTCGGTGGCCATGGCTGCACGGTAGTAagcctgctgctgctgagcCTGGTGGCCACCGCTCACGAGGTGAGCGGTGGGTGGAGCAGACGTAGGGGTAGCAGCCTGGACAGGAGGGATCGAGATGGGAGCCACGGTCCAGCCCCCGCCATAAGGCGTGTGCGGAGTGTGCGGCTCAATACCGTAGCTGGGCACGGCGTAGACGTTGTGGTGAGCAGCCAATGGAGTCGCGACGtgctggtggtggaggtcgtTGAGTGGGCTCGACATGTGCTTGCCGCGCTTGATGTGGCGCTCAAAGTCGACATTCTCCTTGTTGTCGGCCATAGGTTCAAACGCGAGGCCCATGCCCGTGGCGTCGTAGCTGCGCTTGGCAGCAGGGTGCACACCACCAACAGGGGGCTTCTCAAAGAACTCGACAGTCATCTCGGTCCAGAGATGGGCGTTGCGGTCCTCAATCTTGATCCCGCGGGCGCGCTGCTCGCGAACCTTGTCTTCGTTGGCCTTGCggacctccttggcgaTGAGGTAGATCTGGCGGAGCTCGTAGTGCTGACGCGGAGGaatggacgacgagatctCAGCAGTGGCAAAGTGCAGGCGAGAGATGGTGAGCTCGCGGAGGTCCGGAGCGGTCGCCGCAGCAATGGCCGCGGAACCCTCagcgcgagggcggctCGCCTGCTGGATAATGCTCGCCAGGAGACGCGgccgctcctccttgtgGAGATGGTCAGGCTCGATGTGGCGCATACCGACAGGCCACCAAGGAGGGGCCTTACCCTCATCCCCACGCTTGTTCTTGTAGGGGTACTTGGTCTGCTTCTtgggctcgacgaccttgatCCAAGCCTTGAGAATGTTGGCGCAGACTGTCTGTCCGAGGTTGGTAAACCGGTCGACGTAGACAGACTCAAGCATCATGGGATTGATAGTGAGGGCGGCAATGGGACGCAGGGGAGAAgccttggcggcggagaAGACATGCTGTCCAGGTGCAGGGGTGTGACGGCCCTGGGCAGCCGCCACATCAACACCTGTGGCGTCCATGAGCGAGgggtcaaagtcgacgGTGCTACCGCGGTGGCTGCGAGCACCCTTGCTGCTGGCaacgtcgtcatcatcggcagcctcgtcctcgccgtcctcgccttcAACGCCGAAGCGCTTTTCCTGGCGCTCAATCTCAGACCACCGCTCCTCGTTCTTGG contains the following coding sequences:
- a CDS encoding uncharacterized protein (Protein of unknown function (DUF2841)) — its product is MSVFVFECVLGVQPSAYSSKKRSRCWHLTAPPKPTTVTPFNTFTPSFVRSSFSVSLPTNPFFSSPRPPFLLFFPPNSSKSKMPRIPSREEPYHSVAKCNRHWKTKREFVTKAANKASHVDGSHYLLVCVTPKGNIEVHASEHFFDDASQTRLDGVINWEVLRRRATTIQSKNEERWSEIERQEKRFGVEGEDGEDEAADDDDVASSKGARSHRGSTVDFDPSLMDATGVDVAAAQGRHTPAPGQHVFSAAKASPLRPIAALTINPMMLESVYVDRFTNLGQTVCANILKAWIKVVEPKKQTKYPYKNKRGDEGKAPPWWPVGMRHIEPDHLHKEERPRLLASIIQQASRPRAEGSAAIAAATAPDLRELTISRLHFATAEISSSIPPRQHYELRQIYLIAKEVRKANEDKVREQRARGIKIEDRNAHLWTEMTVEFFEKPPVGGVHPAAKRSYDATGMGLAFEPMADNKENVDFERHIKRGKHMSSPLNDLHHQHVATPLAAHHNVYAVPSYGIEPHTPHTPYGGGWTVAPISIPPVQAATPTSAPPTAHLVSGGHQAQQQQAYYRAAMATEISHSYPASNASYTPPQSQQTLHSTSAPGPASAGTTPAYGSTQSYSYHLNYSSSTPATSATLYTAGSTPPGYGAYGPYEQQAFVNDIAGLSA